One genomic region from Pseudomonas hormoni encodes:
- a CDS encoding RidA family protein translates to MTTRDVVFPSGRQALYERNRYSPAIRSNGFLFVSGQVGSKEDGSPEPDLENQVRLAFNNLNAILGAAGCTFDDVIDVTVFIVDPESTFETIWKIVPEFWGNAPHPTLTGIGVTWLYGFQFEIKVIARLPETVQG, encoded by the coding sequence ATGACAACGCGTGATGTGGTTTTTCCGAGCGGACGCCAAGCACTTTATGAGCGCAATCGCTACTCGCCGGCGATTCGCTCCAATGGTTTTCTGTTCGTGTCGGGGCAAGTCGGCAGCAAGGAGGATGGATCGCCCGAGCCCGACCTGGAGAATCAGGTCCGGCTCGCCTTCAACAACCTGAACGCGATCCTGGGCGCGGCCGGTTGCACCTTCGACGACGTGATTGATGTCACCGTCTTCATCGTCGATCCCGAATCGACGTTCGAAACGATCTGGAAGATCGTGCCGGAGTTCTGGGGCAACGCGCCGCACCCGACGCTGACCGGGATTGGCGTCACGTGGCTGTATGGTTTCCAGTTCGAGATCAAGGTGATCGCCAGGCTTCCGGAAACCGTCCAGGGATGA
- a CDS encoding bifunctional diguanylate cyclase/phosphodiesterase, with translation MPNSLASSNPSSSRRSSVVLARASLFKFVGLLAGVFLLASYSLVYLAHDLDRTEEAESAFYTKKAVQSLEKSLRSTVKDYAFWGDAYKHLHTEVDPDWAFVRQNVGPTLYTDFGVQGLFVINDVDRTVYSVVKGELKSVEVTEWLKQSIAGILDKARAGAETETPTTAFINVGGVPALVAAAAITPGTDPTVVPDDGPPSVLVFVDVLNSAKLQMIGDDFGVDRLHVATSGETGTASLLPLGDDGSAGSLQWSPERPGLRLLGIGLPLIGIAALLVCLMTWVILRRTTAGALALDASYASLQSSQDALATSEARFRDVVEASSDWVWEIDPEWHFTYLSERFEGVTGLSRDVWIGAVIDDLLSTELGTLAQWLSIPNRRPDISIQCRYVDTEGQERITRLSARKMAGGGFRGTATDVTEEVEARRRIEFLSQHDALTGLPNRTRLQEFLDGKLKALPTIDQPLVMLSLDLDRFKPVNDLLGHAAGDLVLNEVSSRLADCVRHGDLVARVGGDEFVLILTDVSSQEEVETLCRRLIESVEQPITIDEQEVFVSASVGIAMAPHDACEATELLRYADIALYEAKAGGRNTWRFYAGDMNARIIERRQLESDLRFAIKHGELRLHFQPRFRIADGQMVGAEALVRWQHPERGLIPPDTFIPIAEESGLILSLSNWVLDTACRCAARWPESLFVSVNLSPTEFKQGNLVERIQKTLTDSGINPARVELEITESVMLEDATGAIEVMRTLKRLGVRISMDDFGTGYSSLSYLRAFPFDGLKIDRSFLNRLADSEDDKAIIRAIVGLGRALSLTVTAEGIETADHLKLLKAVSCDEGQGYFLSRPLDIGAFNELIGLFEEAR, from the coding sequence ACACAAAGAAGGCAGTCCAATCGCTGGAAAAATCGCTGCGCTCGACCGTCAAGGATTACGCATTCTGGGGCGACGCCTACAAGCACCTGCATACCGAAGTGGACCCTGACTGGGCCTTCGTACGACAGAACGTCGGACCAACGCTTTATACGGATTTCGGGGTCCAGGGACTGTTTGTCATCAACGACGTCGATCGCACTGTTTACTCTGTGGTCAAGGGTGAGCTGAAATCCGTGGAAGTCACTGAGTGGCTCAAGCAGTCCATCGCCGGGATTCTTGATAAGGCGCGTGCAGGAGCGGAAACAGAGACGCCGACAACAGCCTTCATCAATGTGGGAGGAGTGCCCGCCCTCGTCGCGGCAGCAGCTATTACGCCGGGAACCGATCCGACAGTGGTGCCTGATGACGGGCCACCTTCAGTGCTGGTTTTCGTCGACGTGTTGAACAGCGCCAAGCTGCAGATGATCGGCGACGATTTCGGGGTCGATCGTCTGCACGTTGCGACGTCCGGCGAAACGGGCACTGCGTCGCTCCTTCCTCTGGGCGATGACGGTTCGGCCGGCAGCCTGCAATGGAGTCCGGAAAGGCCGGGCCTGCGGTTGTTGGGGATAGGGTTGCCATTGATCGGCATTGCCGCGTTACTGGTGTGCCTGATGACGTGGGTCATTTTGCGTCGCACGACCGCTGGTGCGCTGGCACTTGATGCCAGCTATGCGTCACTGCAAAGCAGTCAGGACGCCCTTGCCACCAGCGAAGCACGCTTTCGCGACGTCGTTGAAGCCAGCTCGGACTGGGTATGGGAAATTGATCCCGAGTGGCATTTCACCTATTTGTCAGAACGATTCGAAGGCGTGACGGGGCTCTCCAGAGACGTCTGGATTGGTGCGGTGATCGATGATCTGCTGAGCACCGAACTGGGCACGCTGGCTCAGTGGCTCAGCATCCCGAACCGTCGTCCGGATATCAGCATTCAGTGCCGATACGTCGATACCGAAGGCCAGGAGCGAATCACTCGTCTTTCGGCTCGAAAAATGGCGGGTGGAGGGTTCCGGGGGACTGCGACGGATGTGACAGAGGAAGTCGAAGCCCGTCGGCGTATCGAATTCCTCTCACAACATGACGCCCTGACCGGGCTACCGAACAGAACCCGTCTTCAAGAGTTTCTCGACGGTAAACTCAAGGCATTGCCGACGATAGACCAGCCGCTGGTCATGCTCAGCCTGGACCTGGATCGTTTCAAACCGGTGAATGACTTGCTCGGGCATGCCGCAGGTGATCTGGTCCTCAATGAAGTGTCGAGTCGCCTGGCAGACTGCGTGCGCCATGGCGACCTGGTTGCTCGGGTCGGCGGGGATGAGTTTGTATTGATCCTGACCGACGTGAGTTCCCAGGAAGAAGTCGAGACGCTCTGTCGCCGCTTGATCGAGTCCGTCGAGCAGCCGATAACGATCGATGAGCAGGAAGTGTTCGTCAGCGCCAGTGTTGGCATTGCGATGGCGCCTCATGACGCCTGCGAGGCGACCGAACTGCTTCGCTATGCGGATATCGCACTGTACGAAGCCAAGGCCGGAGGGCGTAACACCTGGCGCTTTTATGCCGGCGATATGAACGCCAGGATCATTGAGCGCCGTCAACTGGAAAGTGACCTGCGCTTCGCGATCAAACATGGAGAGCTGCGGCTGCATTTCCAGCCACGCTTTCGTATCGCTGACGGTCAGATGGTGGGGGCCGAAGCGCTGGTCCGTTGGCAACATCCTGAGCGCGGTTTGATACCTCCCGACACGTTCATTCCGATTGCCGAGGAATCCGGACTGATTCTTTCCCTGAGCAACTGGGTTCTCGATACCGCGTGCCGCTGCGCCGCACGGTGGCCGGAAAGTTTGTTCGTATCAGTCAACCTGTCACCGACCGAATTCAAACAAGGCAATCTGGTCGAGCGCATTCAGAAAACACTCACCGACTCAGGAATCAACCCTGCCCGTGTTGAGCTGGAGATTACCGAAAGCGTCATGCTTGAAGACGCCACCGGTGCAATTGAGGTAATGCGTACGCTCAAACGTCTCGGCGTACGGATATCAATGGACGACTTCGGAACGGGATATTCATCGCTGAGCTACCTTCGCGCATTCCCGTTCGACGGCCTGAAAATTGACCGCAGCTTTTTGAACAGGCTGGCCGATAGCGAGGATGACAAGGCGATCATCCGGGCTATCGTGGGCCTGGGACGTGCGTTATCGCTGACCGTTACCGCTGAGGGCATTGAAACGGCCGATCACTTGAAATTGCTGAAGGCGGTATCGTGCGATGAAGGTCAAGGCTATTTCCTGAGCCGGCCGCTGGATATTGGTGCTTTCAATGAGTTGATAGGCCTCTTCGAGGAAGCTCGTTAG